In a genomic window of Myotis daubentonii chromosome 18, mMyoDau2.1, whole genome shotgun sequence:
- the IKBKE gene encoding inhibitor of nuclear factor kappa-B kinase subunit epsilon isoform X1 has translation MPKPRILSPWERQKVAGSRGQEMQSTANYLWHTDDLLGQGATASVYKARNKKSGELVAVKVFNAASYLRPREVQVREFEVLRKLNHQNIVKLFAVEETGASRQKVLVMEYCSSGSLLTVLESPENAFGLPEDEFLVVLRCVVAGMNHLREHGVVHRDIKPGNIMRLLGEEGQSIYKLTDFGAARELDDDEHFVSVYGTEEYLHPDMYERAVLRKPQQKSFGVTVDLWSIGVTLYHAATGSLPFIPFGGPRRNKEIMYRITTEKPSGAIAGTQRQENGPLEWSYALPITCQLSMGLQSQLVPVLANILEVEPAKCWGFDQFFAETSDILQRVIVHVFSLPQAVLHHVYVHAHNTIAIFLEAVYEQTSVAPQNQEYLFEGHLCVLEPSLSAQHIAHTTARSPLTLCSVATETPKGLAFKDPALDITKFVPKVDLQADYNTAKGVLGAGYQALRLARALWAGQELMLRGLHWFVETLQATCRRTLEVLRMALLFLSSSLGTERFSHMAGMPEVQELKRAAELRSQLRTLAEVLSIFSHNVTEKQTSLSSLSSELAKSRDQVHEDRSIQQIQCCLDKMYLIYKQFRKARMRPGLGYNEEQIHKLDKVNFSHLAKRLLQVFQEECVQKYRASLVTHGERMRVVHEARSHLRLVACSVAAYSTEAQKVQEGLSKILDWLSLQLLQDRAKGAQVPPTPTAPYSSSAPKDLGLQLKDLGFHMEELCKEMKLLASDLQDNNCIIERLSRVQSAPDV, from the exons ATGCCAAAGCCCAGAATTCTCAGTCCCTGGGAGAG GCAGAAGGTGGCCGGCAGCCGAGGGCAGGAGATGCAGAGCACAGCCAATTACCTGTGGCACACGGACGACCTGCTGGGCCAGGGGGCCACTGCCAGTGTGTACAAGGCTCGGAACAAG AAATCTGGGGAGCTGGTTGCTGTGAAGGTCTTCAACGCCGCCAGCTACCTGCGGCCCCGCGAGGTGCAGGTGAGGGAGTTTGAGGTCCTGCGGAAGCTGAATCACCAGAACATCGTCAAGCTCTTCGCGGTGGAGGAGACG GGGGCCAGCCGGCAGAAGGTGCTGGTGATGGAGTACTGCTCCAGCGGGAGCCTGCTGACCGTGCTGGAGAGCCCTGAGAATGCCTTCGGGCTGCCCGAGGATGAGTTCCTGGTGGTGCTGCGCTGTGTGG TGGCCGGCATGAACCACCTGCGGGAGCACGGCGTCGTCCACCGCGACATCAAGCCCGGCAACATCATGCGCCTcctcggggaggaggggcagagcatCTACAAGTTGACGGACTTCGGGGCCGCCCGCGAGCTGGACGACGACGAGCACTTCGTCTCGGTCTACGGGACGGAGGAGTACCTG CACCCCGACATGTACGAGCGGGCCGTGCTTCGCAAGCCCCAGCAGAAGTCGTTCGGGGTGACCGTGGATCTCTGGAGCATCGGGGTGACCCTGTACCACGCAGCCACCGGCAGCCTGCCCTTCATCCCCTTTGGGGGGCCGCGGCGCAACAAGGAGATCAT GTACCGGATCACCACGGAGAAGCCGTCCGGGGCCATTGCAGGCACCCAGAGGCAGGAGAACGGGCCCCTGGAGTGGAGCTACGCCCTCCCCATCACCTGCCAGCTGTCCAT GGGCCTGCAGAGCCAGCTGGTGCCCGTCCTGGCCAACATCCTGGAGGTGGAGCCGGCCAAGTGCTGGGGCTTCGACCAGTTCTTCGCGGAGACCAGCGACATCCTGCAGCGCGTCATCGTCCACGTGTTCTCGCTGCCCCAGGCCGTCCTGCACCACGTCTACGTCCACGCCCACAACAC GATAGCCATCTTCCTGGAGGCCGTGTACGAGCAGACCAGCGTGGCCCCCCAGAACCAGGAGTACCTATTTGAGGGTCACCTCTGTGTCCTCGAGCCCAGCCTCTCAGCACAGCACATCGCCCACACGACCGCAAGGAGCCCCCTGACGCTGTGTAGCGTGGCCACTGAGACCCCCAAGGGCCTGGCCTTTAAGGACC CTGCTCTGGACATCACCAAGTTTGTGCCCAAAGTGGACCTGCAGGCAGATTACAACACGGCCAAG GGTGTGTTAGGTGCCGGCTACCAGGCCCTGCGGCTGGCACGGGCCCTGTGGGCCGGGCAGGAGCTGATGCTGCGGGGGCTGCACTGGTTCGT GGAGACGCTCCAGGCCACCTGCCGGCGGACACTGGAGGTCCTGCGGATGGCCCTCCTCTTCCTCAGCAGCAGCCTGGGCACCGAGAG GTTCAGCCACATGGCCGGGATGCCCGAGGTCCAGGAGCTGAAGAGGGCGGCGGAGCTGAGGTCGCAGCTGCGGACT TTGGCCGAGGTCCTCTCCATCTTCTCCCACAACGTCACGGAGAAGCAGACGAGCCTGAGCAGCCTGAGCTCGGAGCTGGCGAAGAGCCGGGATCAGGTACATGAGGACAGAAG CATCCAGCAGATTCAGTGCTGCCTGGACAAGATGTACCTCATCTACAAGCAGTTCAGGAAGGCCCGGATGAGGCCAG GGCTGGGCTACAACGAGGAGCAGATCCACAAGCTGGACAA GGTGAATTTTAGCCATTTAGCCAAGCGGCTCCTGCAGGTGTTCCAGGAGGAGTGTGTGCAGAAGTACCGGGCGTCGCTGGTCACGCACGGCGAGCGCATGAG GGTGGTGCACGAGGCCAGGAGCCACCTGCGCCTGGTCGCCTGCTCCGTGGCTGCCTATAGCACCGaagcccagaaggtgcaggaggGCCTCAGCAAG ATCCTCGACTGGCTGTCTCTCCAGCTCCTGCAGGACAGAGCAAAGGGGGCccaggtcccccccacccccacggctcCTTATTCCAGTTCTGCACCCAAGGACCTGGGTCTCCAGCTAAAGGACCTGGGTTTCCA CATGGAGGAGCTCTGTAAGGAGATGAAGCTGCTGGCCTCCGACCTCCAGGACAACAACTGCATCATCGAAAG
- the IKBKE gene encoding inhibitor of nuclear factor kappa-B kinase subunit epsilon isoform X3, producing the protein MQSTANYLWHTDDLLGQGATASVYKARNKKSGELVAVKVFNAASYLRPREVQVREFEVLRKLNHQNIVKLFAVEETGASRQKVLVMEYCSSGSLLTVLESPENAFGLPEDEFLVVLRCVVAGMNHLREHGVVHRDIKPGNIMRLLGEEGQSIYKLTDFGAARELDDDEHFVSVYGTEEYLHPDMYERAVLRKPQQKSFGVTVDLWSIGVTLYHAATGSLPFIPFGGPRRNKEIMYRITTEKPSGAIAGTQRQENGPLEWSYALPITCQLSMGLQSQLVPVLANILEVEPAKCWGFDQFFAETSDILQRVIVHVFSLPQAVLHHVYVHAHNTIAIFLEAVYEQTSVAPQNQEYLFEGHLCVLEPSLSAQHIAHTTARSPLTLCSVATETPKGLAFKDPALDITKFVPKVDLQADYNTAKGVLGAGYQALRLARALWAGQELMLRGLHWFVETLQATCRRTLEVLRMALLFLSSSLGTERFSHMAGMPEVQELKRAAELRSQLRTLAEVLSIFSHNVTEKQTSLSSLSSELAKSRDQVHEDRSIQQIQCCLDKMYLIYKQFRKARMRPGLGYNEEQIHKLDKVNFSHLAKRLLQVFQEECVQKYRASLVTHGERMRVVHEARSHLRLVACSVAAYSTEAQKVQEGLSKILDWLSLQLLQDRAKGAQVPPTPTAPYSSSAPKDLGLQLKDLGFHMEELCKEMKLLASDLQDNNCIIERLSRVQSAPDV; encoded by the exons ATGCAGAGCACAGCCAATTACCTGTGGCACACGGACGACCTGCTGGGCCAGGGGGCCACTGCCAGTGTGTACAAGGCTCGGAACAAG AAATCTGGGGAGCTGGTTGCTGTGAAGGTCTTCAACGCCGCCAGCTACCTGCGGCCCCGCGAGGTGCAGGTGAGGGAGTTTGAGGTCCTGCGGAAGCTGAATCACCAGAACATCGTCAAGCTCTTCGCGGTGGAGGAGACG GGGGCCAGCCGGCAGAAGGTGCTGGTGATGGAGTACTGCTCCAGCGGGAGCCTGCTGACCGTGCTGGAGAGCCCTGAGAATGCCTTCGGGCTGCCCGAGGATGAGTTCCTGGTGGTGCTGCGCTGTGTGG TGGCCGGCATGAACCACCTGCGGGAGCACGGCGTCGTCCACCGCGACATCAAGCCCGGCAACATCATGCGCCTcctcggggaggaggggcagagcatCTACAAGTTGACGGACTTCGGGGCCGCCCGCGAGCTGGACGACGACGAGCACTTCGTCTCGGTCTACGGGACGGAGGAGTACCTG CACCCCGACATGTACGAGCGGGCCGTGCTTCGCAAGCCCCAGCAGAAGTCGTTCGGGGTGACCGTGGATCTCTGGAGCATCGGGGTGACCCTGTACCACGCAGCCACCGGCAGCCTGCCCTTCATCCCCTTTGGGGGGCCGCGGCGCAACAAGGAGATCAT GTACCGGATCACCACGGAGAAGCCGTCCGGGGCCATTGCAGGCACCCAGAGGCAGGAGAACGGGCCCCTGGAGTGGAGCTACGCCCTCCCCATCACCTGCCAGCTGTCCAT GGGCCTGCAGAGCCAGCTGGTGCCCGTCCTGGCCAACATCCTGGAGGTGGAGCCGGCCAAGTGCTGGGGCTTCGACCAGTTCTTCGCGGAGACCAGCGACATCCTGCAGCGCGTCATCGTCCACGTGTTCTCGCTGCCCCAGGCCGTCCTGCACCACGTCTACGTCCACGCCCACAACAC GATAGCCATCTTCCTGGAGGCCGTGTACGAGCAGACCAGCGTGGCCCCCCAGAACCAGGAGTACCTATTTGAGGGTCACCTCTGTGTCCTCGAGCCCAGCCTCTCAGCACAGCACATCGCCCACACGACCGCAAGGAGCCCCCTGACGCTGTGTAGCGTGGCCACTGAGACCCCCAAGGGCCTGGCCTTTAAGGACC CTGCTCTGGACATCACCAAGTTTGTGCCCAAAGTGGACCTGCAGGCAGATTACAACACGGCCAAG GGTGTGTTAGGTGCCGGCTACCAGGCCCTGCGGCTGGCACGGGCCCTGTGGGCCGGGCAGGAGCTGATGCTGCGGGGGCTGCACTGGTTCGT GGAGACGCTCCAGGCCACCTGCCGGCGGACACTGGAGGTCCTGCGGATGGCCCTCCTCTTCCTCAGCAGCAGCCTGGGCACCGAGAG GTTCAGCCACATGGCCGGGATGCCCGAGGTCCAGGAGCTGAAGAGGGCGGCGGAGCTGAGGTCGCAGCTGCGGACT TTGGCCGAGGTCCTCTCCATCTTCTCCCACAACGTCACGGAGAAGCAGACGAGCCTGAGCAGCCTGAGCTCGGAGCTGGCGAAGAGCCGGGATCAGGTACATGAGGACAGAAG CATCCAGCAGATTCAGTGCTGCCTGGACAAGATGTACCTCATCTACAAGCAGTTCAGGAAGGCCCGGATGAGGCCAG GGCTGGGCTACAACGAGGAGCAGATCCACAAGCTGGACAA GGTGAATTTTAGCCATTTAGCCAAGCGGCTCCTGCAGGTGTTCCAGGAGGAGTGTGTGCAGAAGTACCGGGCGTCGCTGGTCACGCACGGCGAGCGCATGAG GGTGGTGCACGAGGCCAGGAGCCACCTGCGCCTGGTCGCCTGCTCCGTGGCTGCCTATAGCACCGaagcccagaaggtgcaggaggGCCTCAGCAAG ATCCTCGACTGGCTGTCTCTCCAGCTCCTGCAGGACAGAGCAAAGGGGGCccaggtcccccccacccccacggctcCTTATTCCAGTTCTGCACCCAAGGACCTGGGTCTCCAGCTAAAGGACCTGGGTTTCCA CATGGAGGAGCTCTGTAAGGAGATGAAGCTGCTGGCCTCCGACCTCCAGGACAACAACTGCATCATCGAAAG
- the IKBKE gene encoding inhibitor of nuclear factor kappa-B kinase subunit epsilon isoform X4, producing the protein MPKPRILSPWERQKVAGSRGQEMQSTANYLWHTDDLLGQGATASVYKARNKKSGELVAVKVFNAASYLRPREVQVREFEVLRKLNHQNIVKLFAVEETGASRQKVLVMEYCSSGSLLTVLESPENAFGLPEDEFLVVLRCVVAGMNHLREHGVVHRDIKPGNIMRLLGEEGQSIYKLTDFGAARELDDDEHFVSVYGTEEYLHPDMYERAVLRKPQQKSFGVTVDLWSIGVTLYHAATGSLPFIPFGGPRRNKEIMYRITTEKPSGAIAGTQRQENGPLEWSYALPITCQLSMGLQSQLVPVLANILEVEPAKCWGFDQFFAETSDILQRVIVHVFSLPQAVLHHVYVHAHNTIAIFLEAVYEQTSVAPQNQEYLFEGHLCVLEPSLSAQHIAHTTARSPLTLCSVATETPKGLAFKDPALDITKFVPKVDLQADYNTAKGVLGAGYQALRLARALWAGQELMLRGLHWFVETLQATCRRTLEVLRMALLFLSSSLGTERFSHMAGMPEVQELKRAAELRSQLRTLAEVLSIFSHNVTEKQTSLSSLSSELAKSRDQVHEDRSIQQIQCCLDKMYLIYKQFRKARMRPGLGYNEEQIHKLDKVNFSHLAKRLLQVFQEECVQKYRASLVTHGERMRVVHEARSHLRLVACSVAAYSTEAQKVQEGLSKILDWLSLQLLQDRAKGAQVPPTPTAPYSSSAPKDLGLQLKDLGFQLSRVQSAPDV; encoded by the exons ATGCCAAAGCCCAGAATTCTCAGTCCCTGGGAGAG GCAGAAGGTGGCCGGCAGCCGAGGGCAGGAGATGCAGAGCACAGCCAATTACCTGTGGCACACGGACGACCTGCTGGGCCAGGGGGCCACTGCCAGTGTGTACAAGGCTCGGAACAAG AAATCTGGGGAGCTGGTTGCTGTGAAGGTCTTCAACGCCGCCAGCTACCTGCGGCCCCGCGAGGTGCAGGTGAGGGAGTTTGAGGTCCTGCGGAAGCTGAATCACCAGAACATCGTCAAGCTCTTCGCGGTGGAGGAGACG GGGGCCAGCCGGCAGAAGGTGCTGGTGATGGAGTACTGCTCCAGCGGGAGCCTGCTGACCGTGCTGGAGAGCCCTGAGAATGCCTTCGGGCTGCCCGAGGATGAGTTCCTGGTGGTGCTGCGCTGTGTGG TGGCCGGCATGAACCACCTGCGGGAGCACGGCGTCGTCCACCGCGACATCAAGCCCGGCAACATCATGCGCCTcctcggggaggaggggcagagcatCTACAAGTTGACGGACTTCGGGGCCGCCCGCGAGCTGGACGACGACGAGCACTTCGTCTCGGTCTACGGGACGGAGGAGTACCTG CACCCCGACATGTACGAGCGGGCCGTGCTTCGCAAGCCCCAGCAGAAGTCGTTCGGGGTGACCGTGGATCTCTGGAGCATCGGGGTGACCCTGTACCACGCAGCCACCGGCAGCCTGCCCTTCATCCCCTTTGGGGGGCCGCGGCGCAACAAGGAGATCAT GTACCGGATCACCACGGAGAAGCCGTCCGGGGCCATTGCAGGCACCCAGAGGCAGGAGAACGGGCCCCTGGAGTGGAGCTACGCCCTCCCCATCACCTGCCAGCTGTCCAT GGGCCTGCAGAGCCAGCTGGTGCCCGTCCTGGCCAACATCCTGGAGGTGGAGCCGGCCAAGTGCTGGGGCTTCGACCAGTTCTTCGCGGAGACCAGCGACATCCTGCAGCGCGTCATCGTCCACGTGTTCTCGCTGCCCCAGGCCGTCCTGCACCACGTCTACGTCCACGCCCACAACAC GATAGCCATCTTCCTGGAGGCCGTGTACGAGCAGACCAGCGTGGCCCCCCAGAACCAGGAGTACCTATTTGAGGGTCACCTCTGTGTCCTCGAGCCCAGCCTCTCAGCACAGCACATCGCCCACACGACCGCAAGGAGCCCCCTGACGCTGTGTAGCGTGGCCACTGAGACCCCCAAGGGCCTGGCCTTTAAGGACC CTGCTCTGGACATCACCAAGTTTGTGCCCAAAGTGGACCTGCAGGCAGATTACAACACGGCCAAG GGTGTGTTAGGTGCCGGCTACCAGGCCCTGCGGCTGGCACGGGCCCTGTGGGCCGGGCAGGAGCTGATGCTGCGGGGGCTGCACTGGTTCGT GGAGACGCTCCAGGCCACCTGCCGGCGGACACTGGAGGTCCTGCGGATGGCCCTCCTCTTCCTCAGCAGCAGCCTGGGCACCGAGAG GTTCAGCCACATGGCCGGGATGCCCGAGGTCCAGGAGCTGAAGAGGGCGGCGGAGCTGAGGTCGCAGCTGCGGACT TTGGCCGAGGTCCTCTCCATCTTCTCCCACAACGTCACGGAGAAGCAGACGAGCCTGAGCAGCCTGAGCTCGGAGCTGGCGAAGAGCCGGGATCAGGTACATGAGGACAGAAG CATCCAGCAGATTCAGTGCTGCCTGGACAAGATGTACCTCATCTACAAGCAGTTCAGGAAGGCCCGGATGAGGCCAG GGCTGGGCTACAACGAGGAGCAGATCCACAAGCTGGACAA GGTGAATTTTAGCCATTTAGCCAAGCGGCTCCTGCAGGTGTTCCAGGAGGAGTGTGTGCAGAAGTACCGGGCGTCGCTGGTCACGCACGGCGAGCGCATGAG GGTGGTGCACGAGGCCAGGAGCCACCTGCGCCTGGTCGCCTGCTCCGTGGCTGCCTATAGCACCGaagcccagaaggtgcaggaggGCCTCAGCAAG ATCCTCGACTGGCTGTCTCTCCAGCTCCTGCAGGACAGAGCAAAGGGGGCccaggtcccccccacccccacggctcCTTATTCCAGTTCTGCACCCAAGGACCTGGGTCTCCAGCTAAAGGACCTGGGTTTCCA
- the IKBKE gene encoding inhibitor of nuclear factor kappa-B kinase subunit epsilon isoform X5 gives MNHLREHGVVHRDIKPGNIMRLLGEEGQSIYKLTDFGAARELDDDEHFVSVYGTEEYLHPDMYERAVLRKPQQKSFGVTVDLWSIGVTLYHAATGSLPFIPFGGPRRNKEIMYRITTEKPSGAIAGTQRQENGPLEWSYALPITCQLSMGLQSQLVPVLANILEVEPAKCWGFDQFFAETSDILQRVIVHVFSLPQAVLHHVYVHAHNTIAIFLEAVYEQTSVAPQNQEYLFEGHLCVLEPSLSAQHIAHTTARSPLTLCSVATETPKGLAFKDPALDITKFVPKVDLQADYNTAKGVLGAGYQALRLARALWAGQELMLRGLHWFVETLQATCRRTLEVLRMALLFLSSSLGTERFSHMAGMPEVQELKRAAELRSQLRTLAEVLSIFSHNVTEKQTSLSSLSSELAKSRDQVHEDRSIQQIQCCLDKMYLIYKQFRKARMRPGLGYNEEQIHKLDKVNFSHLAKRLLQVFQEECVQKYRASLVTHGERMRVVHEARSHLRLVACSVAAYSTEAQKVQEGLSKILDWLSLQLLQDRAKGAQVPPTPTAPYSSSAPKDLGLQLKDLGFHMEELCKEMKLLASDLQDNNCIIERLSRVQSAPDV, from the exons ATGAACCACCTGCGGGAGCACGGCGTCGTCCACCGCGACATCAAGCCCGGCAACATCATGCGCCTcctcggggaggaggggcagagcatCTACAAGTTGACGGACTTCGGGGCCGCCCGCGAGCTGGACGACGACGAGCACTTCGTCTCGGTCTACGGGACGGAGGAGTACCTG CACCCCGACATGTACGAGCGGGCCGTGCTTCGCAAGCCCCAGCAGAAGTCGTTCGGGGTGACCGTGGATCTCTGGAGCATCGGGGTGACCCTGTACCACGCAGCCACCGGCAGCCTGCCCTTCATCCCCTTTGGGGGGCCGCGGCGCAACAAGGAGATCAT GTACCGGATCACCACGGAGAAGCCGTCCGGGGCCATTGCAGGCACCCAGAGGCAGGAGAACGGGCCCCTGGAGTGGAGCTACGCCCTCCCCATCACCTGCCAGCTGTCCAT GGGCCTGCAGAGCCAGCTGGTGCCCGTCCTGGCCAACATCCTGGAGGTGGAGCCGGCCAAGTGCTGGGGCTTCGACCAGTTCTTCGCGGAGACCAGCGACATCCTGCAGCGCGTCATCGTCCACGTGTTCTCGCTGCCCCAGGCCGTCCTGCACCACGTCTACGTCCACGCCCACAACAC GATAGCCATCTTCCTGGAGGCCGTGTACGAGCAGACCAGCGTGGCCCCCCAGAACCAGGAGTACCTATTTGAGGGTCACCTCTGTGTCCTCGAGCCCAGCCTCTCAGCACAGCACATCGCCCACACGACCGCAAGGAGCCCCCTGACGCTGTGTAGCGTGGCCACTGAGACCCCCAAGGGCCTGGCCTTTAAGGACC CTGCTCTGGACATCACCAAGTTTGTGCCCAAAGTGGACCTGCAGGCAGATTACAACACGGCCAAG GGTGTGTTAGGTGCCGGCTACCAGGCCCTGCGGCTGGCACGGGCCCTGTGGGCCGGGCAGGAGCTGATGCTGCGGGGGCTGCACTGGTTCGT GGAGACGCTCCAGGCCACCTGCCGGCGGACACTGGAGGTCCTGCGGATGGCCCTCCTCTTCCTCAGCAGCAGCCTGGGCACCGAGAG GTTCAGCCACATGGCCGGGATGCCCGAGGTCCAGGAGCTGAAGAGGGCGGCGGAGCTGAGGTCGCAGCTGCGGACT TTGGCCGAGGTCCTCTCCATCTTCTCCCACAACGTCACGGAGAAGCAGACGAGCCTGAGCAGCCTGAGCTCGGAGCTGGCGAAGAGCCGGGATCAGGTACATGAGGACAGAAG CATCCAGCAGATTCAGTGCTGCCTGGACAAGATGTACCTCATCTACAAGCAGTTCAGGAAGGCCCGGATGAGGCCAG GGCTGGGCTACAACGAGGAGCAGATCCACAAGCTGGACAA GGTGAATTTTAGCCATTTAGCCAAGCGGCTCCTGCAGGTGTTCCAGGAGGAGTGTGTGCAGAAGTACCGGGCGTCGCTGGTCACGCACGGCGAGCGCATGAG GGTGGTGCACGAGGCCAGGAGCCACCTGCGCCTGGTCGCCTGCTCCGTGGCTGCCTATAGCACCGaagcccagaaggtgcaggaggGCCTCAGCAAG ATCCTCGACTGGCTGTCTCTCCAGCTCCTGCAGGACAGAGCAAAGGGGGCccaggtcccccccacccccacggctcCTTATTCCAGTTCTGCACCCAAGGACCTGGGTCTCCAGCTAAAGGACCTGGGTTTCCA CATGGAGGAGCTCTGTAAGGAGATGAAGCTGCTGGCCTCCGACCTCCAGGACAACAACTGCATCATCGAAAG
- the IKBKE gene encoding inhibitor of nuclear factor kappa-B kinase subunit epsilon isoform X2, protein MPKPRILSPWERQKVAGSRGQEMQSTANYLWHTDDLLGQGATASVYKARNKKSGELVAVKVFNAASYLRPREVQVREFEVLRKLNHQNIVKLFAVEETGASRQKVLVMEYCSSGSLLTVLESPENAFGLPEDEFLVVLRCVVAGMNHLREHGVVHRDIKPGNIMRLLGEEGQSIYKLTDFGAARELDDDEHFVSVYGTEEYLHPDMYERAVLRKPQQKSFGVTVDLWSIGVTLYHAATGSLPFIPFGGPRRNKEIMYRITTEKPSGAIAGTQRQENGPLEWSYALPITCQLSMGLQSQLVPVLANILEVEPAKCWGFDQFFAETSDILQRVIVHVFSLPQAVLHHVYVHAHNTIAIFLEAVYEQTSVAPQNQEYLFEGHLCVLEPSLSAQHIAHTTARSPLTLCSVATETPKGLAFKDPALDITKFVPKVDLQADYNTAKGVLGAGYQALRLARALWAGQELMLRGLHWFVETLQATCRRTLEVLRMALLFLSSSLGTERFSHMAGMPEVQELKRAAELRSQLRTLAEVLSIFSHNVTEKQTSLSSLSSELAKSRDQVHEDRSIQQIQCCLDKMYLIYKQFRKARMRPGLGYNEEQIHKLDKVNFSHLAKRLLQVFQEECVQKYRASLVTHGERMRVVHEARSHLRLVACSVAAYSTEAQKVQEGLSKILDWLSLQLLQDRAKGAQVPPTPTAPYSSSAPKDLGLHMEELCKEMKLLASDLQDNNCIIERLSRVQSAPDV, encoded by the exons ATGCCAAAGCCCAGAATTCTCAGTCCCTGGGAGAG GCAGAAGGTGGCCGGCAGCCGAGGGCAGGAGATGCAGAGCACAGCCAATTACCTGTGGCACACGGACGACCTGCTGGGCCAGGGGGCCACTGCCAGTGTGTACAAGGCTCGGAACAAG AAATCTGGGGAGCTGGTTGCTGTGAAGGTCTTCAACGCCGCCAGCTACCTGCGGCCCCGCGAGGTGCAGGTGAGGGAGTTTGAGGTCCTGCGGAAGCTGAATCACCAGAACATCGTCAAGCTCTTCGCGGTGGAGGAGACG GGGGCCAGCCGGCAGAAGGTGCTGGTGATGGAGTACTGCTCCAGCGGGAGCCTGCTGACCGTGCTGGAGAGCCCTGAGAATGCCTTCGGGCTGCCCGAGGATGAGTTCCTGGTGGTGCTGCGCTGTGTGG TGGCCGGCATGAACCACCTGCGGGAGCACGGCGTCGTCCACCGCGACATCAAGCCCGGCAACATCATGCGCCTcctcggggaggaggggcagagcatCTACAAGTTGACGGACTTCGGGGCCGCCCGCGAGCTGGACGACGACGAGCACTTCGTCTCGGTCTACGGGACGGAGGAGTACCTG CACCCCGACATGTACGAGCGGGCCGTGCTTCGCAAGCCCCAGCAGAAGTCGTTCGGGGTGACCGTGGATCTCTGGAGCATCGGGGTGACCCTGTACCACGCAGCCACCGGCAGCCTGCCCTTCATCCCCTTTGGGGGGCCGCGGCGCAACAAGGAGATCAT GTACCGGATCACCACGGAGAAGCCGTCCGGGGCCATTGCAGGCACCCAGAGGCAGGAGAACGGGCCCCTGGAGTGGAGCTACGCCCTCCCCATCACCTGCCAGCTGTCCAT GGGCCTGCAGAGCCAGCTGGTGCCCGTCCTGGCCAACATCCTGGAGGTGGAGCCGGCCAAGTGCTGGGGCTTCGACCAGTTCTTCGCGGAGACCAGCGACATCCTGCAGCGCGTCATCGTCCACGTGTTCTCGCTGCCCCAGGCCGTCCTGCACCACGTCTACGTCCACGCCCACAACAC GATAGCCATCTTCCTGGAGGCCGTGTACGAGCAGACCAGCGTGGCCCCCCAGAACCAGGAGTACCTATTTGAGGGTCACCTCTGTGTCCTCGAGCCCAGCCTCTCAGCACAGCACATCGCCCACACGACCGCAAGGAGCCCCCTGACGCTGTGTAGCGTGGCCACTGAGACCCCCAAGGGCCTGGCCTTTAAGGACC CTGCTCTGGACATCACCAAGTTTGTGCCCAAAGTGGACCTGCAGGCAGATTACAACACGGCCAAG GGTGTGTTAGGTGCCGGCTACCAGGCCCTGCGGCTGGCACGGGCCCTGTGGGCCGGGCAGGAGCTGATGCTGCGGGGGCTGCACTGGTTCGT GGAGACGCTCCAGGCCACCTGCCGGCGGACACTGGAGGTCCTGCGGATGGCCCTCCTCTTCCTCAGCAGCAGCCTGGGCACCGAGAG GTTCAGCCACATGGCCGGGATGCCCGAGGTCCAGGAGCTGAAGAGGGCGGCGGAGCTGAGGTCGCAGCTGCGGACT TTGGCCGAGGTCCTCTCCATCTTCTCCCACAACGTCACGGAGAAGCAGACGAGCCTGAGCAGCCTGAGCTCGGAGCTGGCGAAGAGCCGGGATCAGGTACATGAGGACAGAAG CATCCAGCAGATTCAGTGCTGCCTGGACAAGATGTACCTCATCTACAAGCAGTTCAGGAAGGCCCGGATGAGGCCAG GGCTGGGCTACAACGAGGAGCAGATCCACAAGCTGGACAA GGTGAATTTTAGCCATTTAGCCAAGCGGCTCCTGCAGGTGTTCCAGGAGGAGTGTGTGCAGAAGTACCGGGCGTCGCTGGTCACGCACGGCGAGCGCATGAG GGTGGTGCACGAGGCCAGGAGCCACCTGCGCCTGGTCGCCTGCTCCGTGGCTGCCTATAGCACCGaagcccagaaggtgcaggaggGCCTCAGCAAG ATCCTCGACTGGCTGTCTCTCCAGCTCCTGCAGGACAGAGCAAAGGGGGCccaggtcccccccacccccacggctcCTTATTCCAGTTCTGCACCCAAGGACCTGGGTCTCCA CATGGAGGAGCTCTGTAAGGAGATGAAGCTGCTGGCCTCCGACCTCCAGGACAACAACTGCATCATCGAAAG